DNA from Balneolaceae bacterium:
TTAGATTATTTTTTTAAGAATAGATTTCAATATTGTTCAGAAATTGCACGACAAAAAAAGTGTATGGGATTGCTGTTTTGGCACATATTTAAAGAACCAAAAACTAACTTTTGTATAACACTGAAGTTTAAATTTAGCTACCACTTATACAATTCCGAGATTCACTATAACCATGATTTTGTGTAGTAACACGTTCACCATCTCCTTCTAACCAATTTGAGTATCTTTTTGCTTCTCTACTTATAGCATAAACCAATCCTGTGTCAGTTATATTCTGTTGCGTAAATGTACCAATATCATCTCCACTTAATTCACCTCCAACTAAAAACCCACTGATAAAATACACACTCCTAAAATCATTGGATTTCACTGCTTTTACATTTTCTAAAGCTACACCTTCAATTAATTCAAGCTCAATCCATTCAATTGTTTCTTCTGATACATCCAAACATGTAATAGTTTCATTCGTAACGCTACTACTATTTGTTAAATTCAATTCATCGTGATCAAAAAGTTCGATGTAAATGCCATAAATAATTATAAGTGCACCCAAAAAGATAACTGCATTACCCGCTACTCTTTGCTTAGTCATTTCACTACTTCCGTTTTGTGATTAGATTTTGCTTTCTTGAAATAAAACACATTTAAATTATATATGAATAATTTATTGCGAAAATGTTTTTTGATGACAGTTCACACACGAAAGATCAGAACAGAATTAATCTTATTTCTTTCACTTATAAGGAAACAGACCAAATGCTTATAAATGTGAAATACTCTGTGGTTATTGATAGTTAACAGAAAAAATCCAACTACAATTATGAAATATTTTACTCTAAATTCAGAGGGAAATTGCGACTTTGTTTCACAATAGTTTTACAGGAGGGAAATAAAAAAGGGTTTAAAGATTTGTAAATATTAGTTTTAAACCCTTTCTAATAGTGGCTGGGGTAGGATTCAAACCTACGTCCGTCAGCCGACGGATAAGAGCCCGACGAGCTACCTCTTAAATTTCTCCTTAACCTTCTCCCAAACATAGGCTCGGCCACGAGAAGATTTTAGTTGTTTCTCCCGTTTTATCGCCTCTTTCTTCGTTTCATAGTTCTCGGTAAACACCACTTTCCAGGGACGGTATTTTACGGTCCATCCCTTTTTACCTTTTTCGTTATGAGAAATCAATCTCTGGTCAAAATTCCCGGAACGTCCAATGTATATTTTATCGTAGTCTGGTGAGTAAAGCGTATAAACAGTATAATCCGTGATCCCATGATGATTAGTTTATAGAATAAAAAAAAGGCCCAACTGCTTTGAGCAATTGAGCCTTCTCTAATAGTGGCGGGGGTAGGATTTGAACCTACGACCTTCGGGTTATGAGCCCGACGAGCTACCAGCTGCTCCACCCCGCGATCTGTTTTCAATAAGACTTTTAAGTTAAGGGGTTTCTGATTCGAATGCAATCAAAAGGAAATATATTTTTCTGGATAAATCGCTCTTTTCTGCATTCTTACAGCGCCGTGAATTATGCCTCCCAGGTAAACGCTTCGCGGATGCGTTCGAGGCTTTTGGAGATGGCGGTCATGGGATCTTCCTTCCCTTCAAATTCGATTGAGACATACCCCTCATAGCCCGCTTCGTGGAAGATATCTGCCACACGGTCGTAGTCGATATCCAGCGTGTACCACGTTCCGCCGCCGTAGTAGGTTTTCGCCTGGATCAATACGGTTTCTGGAGCCATCATCTCCAGTTGTTCGTGGGAGCGCTCAAGAAAATTACCGGTATCTGTGGTGGCTCTGAGCCAAGGCGAATCAATTGCATTTATAATCCGAAGCACGCCTTCTGCAGTTCGTCCCAGTCCCCAGTGATTCTCCAGTCCGAGGGTGACACCGCACTTCTCGGCGGTTGGAATACACTGTTCAATTGCATCAATCACCCATTCAAATCCTTCATCTTCCGTATACCCTTCAAGCACGGGTTCAATTCCTTTGTTGGCCATCAACTCATCAAACGAGTCAATGGTACCCCATCGGCCCGTATTTAATCTCATAGTGGGTATACCGAGTTTGTAAGCCAGCTCAATTTGATGGATCGTTTTTTCAACCTCTTCTTGTCGCTTTTCTTTATCGGGATATACAAATCCCTGGTGTGTGGAGAATCCCATCAAATCTAACCCTGCATGAAACGCTTGTTGCTTTAACTTCTGCAGGTAGCTGTTTTCCTCAGATTCCATTTGGATTAACAGAAGTTCAATTCCGTCAAAGCCCATCGCCGCTGCCTGGTCAATACAGTATTCAATCGGCGTCTCCTCTTTGGGCCCGTCAAATCGCCAGAATGAGTATGTGGATACTCCAATTGGATTTCTCCTTACCCGGGAGGCTGTTTGGTTGGATTTACTTTTAGAAACACCGGGAATCAATCCGACGGCCGGAAGTGCAAGTAATGATTTTTTCAGAAATGATCTTCGGTTATGCTTTGTCATAGGGCTGATGTTTGATTAAAAGTCACAGAAATGTAGTGAAAAAATGTAACAATGAAGTTGGGCTGCATTTATTACCGTCAGTTTTAATCTGTACGTCCTGGCAAAAGCGATAGCTAAAATACAAGATAAAATGGCTTTCGAGGGCACACCATCACAGAAATATGCGGCTAAAGCCTTCTTTGTCAGGTACTTTTCTGTTTCACCGTCAGCTGTAAGCATGACGGTAATAGATATAGATCCATTGGAAAATGTATAAACTAATCGAAAAATATTTGCTGGTCTAAACTTTCATTGTGATCACATTGCGTTCGTGGATTGCCGCAGTCACTTCACTCCCTCGCAATTGACCTACATAAAAGAAAAAATTTACCATCAAAAGAAACTTAAAATTAGTATCGAACACTGCATTTGAAATTAGTATCTTTAAAGCTTGTTATTACTCATTCATGCATATTTACTAATGATTTCTTCAAAAGAAGCCATTACTCTCGAAGAGAATTACGGAGCTCATAATTACCATCCCCTGCCGGTTGTACTTGCAAAAGGACGTGGTGTATATGTGTGGGATCCTGAGGGTAATCAGTATTTCGATTTTCTTTCCGCCTACTCGGCTGTTAACCAGGGACATTGTCATCCCAGAATTATAGCCGCTCTTAAAGACCAGGCAGATACACTCACACTCACCTCTCGTGCTTTCTACAACAACCGTCTTGGTGAGTTTGAAAAATATACCACAGACATGTTCGGGTTCGATAAGATTCTTCCTATGAATACGGGTGCAGAGGCTGTAGAAACGGCAATTAAAATCTGCCGAAAATGGGGATACGAAGTGAAGGGAATTGCGCCTAACAGTGCAAAAATTGTGGTTTGCAGTAACAACTTTCACGGGCGAACCACCACCATCATCTCATTTTCAAATAACCCTGATGCCAACACTAATTTTGGGCCCTACAGCCCCGGCTTTCCAAAAGTAGAGTACAATAACCTGGAACAACTGGAGTCGGCATTGCAGGATGAAAGTGTTGCCGGTTTCCTGGTTGAGCCGATCCAGGGGGAGGCTGGTGTAATGGTTCCAGATGACGACTACATAAAAAAGGCGAAATCACTTTGTGAAGCGAATAATGTGCTTTTTATTGCAGATGAAATTCAAACCGGCATTGCACGAACCGGAAGCCTGTTGGCCGTTTGCGGGAATTGCACGTGCAAAGGGCACTGTGAGCGACAACCGTCAACTTATATAAAGCCGGATATTCTGATTCTTGGCAAAGCTCTTTCGGGAGGTGTGTATCCTGTATCAGCAGTATTGGCTGATAAAGAGATTATGGACGTGATCAAACCCGGGCAGCACGGTTCTACATTTGGCGGAAATCCACTGGCGGCACGCGTAGCTGTAGAAGCCCTAAAAGTGGTTGAGGATGAGGATCTGATGACCAACGCCTATAAGCTTGGCAACTTTTTCAGAGATCAAATGAATGAACTGAAGGAAGAGTGCGATCTGATTAAAGAAGTTCGGGGAAAAGGCCTTCTGAATGCAATTGAGATCAACGACAGCCCGGACAGCTCAACCGCCTGGGATATCTGTGTTCAGTTAAAAGAAAACGGGCTGCTTGCCAAACCTACACACGGTAATATTATCCGGTTCGCTCCGCCGCTGGTTATCACGAGGGAACAACTTCAGGAGTGCGTAGATATCATCAAAAAAACAATACTTGAATTTGCCGGGCAAAAGCAAGCCTGATCTAAACACAACTGGCACAAGTTTGCAACTTTTACAAATTGATGGTCCAGGTTACCTCGAAGAGATCCCTACGGGGCAAACCTGAACCAGTTAAGAGGGCAACGCTAAGACCACCGGATCTCATCAGATTTTGTCTTCTTAAACGTTGCCAATTGGCGGCGTAGTTTCTTATTCTTTCTGCAGGTGCTCAAAAGAGAATTAAATTTGGTATTGAAGAATGGAACATCAAATCGACCCCAAAAATGTACGGTCTGTCTTGCAAGAACATATTCTGGCAGATGGATTCGATATGGTACTTGACCTTCATAAAAGCAAGGGGGCCTATCTTCACGATTCGGTTACAGGAACTGAATACCTTGATTTTTTTACGTTTTTCGCCTCAAATCCACTTGGAATGAATCACGATCGACTGGCCGGGGATCCCGATTTTGTTCGAAAGCTTGGTCAAGTGGCTGTAAACAAGCCGTCCAATTCCGATATCTATACGGAAGAGATGGCAAATTTTGTAGATACATTTTCCCGGATAGGCATACCCGATACTATGCCGTATGCTTTTTTTGTTTCCGGCGGAGCACTGGCTGTTGAAAATGCATTAAAAGTGGCCTTCGACTGGAAAGTTCAAAAGAATTTTAAAAAGGGATACACTAAGGAGAAGGGACATAAAGTACTGCACCTTGAAAAAGCCTTTCACGGGCGTAGCGGCTATACGATGTCTCTTACCAATACAAATCCCGATAAAGTAAAATATTTTCCCAAGTTTAACTGGCCGCGAATACCGAGTCCCTCATTAGAATATCCGCTGAATGAAACAAGGCAGGCGATTGTACAGGAGAAAGAAGAGATTGCTTTAAGCAAGGCCCGAAGATATTTCGAAACAGATCCTGATGAAATTGCCTGCATTATTTTGGAACCGATCCAGGGAGAAGGTGGCGATAATCATTTCCGAAAAGAGTTTCACCAGGGCCTGAGAGACCTGGCTGATGAATTTGAGGCTCTCCTGATCTATGATGAAGTGCAAACAGGTGTAGGTTTAACTGGAAAATTTTGGGCCCACGAATACTATGTACAACCAGATATTCTTGCTTTTGGTAAGAAAGCCCAGGTTTGCGGAATACTGGCAACCAATCGGGTGGATGATATTGATACAAATGTCTTTCATGTATCCTCCCGAATCAACTCTACATGGGGCGGAAATTTGGTAGATATGGTTCGTTTCGAACGGATTCTTAAAGTGATTGAAGAGGATAATCTTGTGGAGAACGCATTAACTACCGGAAACTATCTGCATCAGCAACTAAACGATTTGGCAAAGGAGTACGAAGTGCTGAACAATCCCCGCGGAAAAGGATTGTTTTGCGCAATTGATCTGCCGGATACTGAAGCCCGTGATTCACTGAAAAAAGAGTGCCTGAATAACCACCTTATGATTCTTGGCTGCGGTACAAAAACGATACGCTTCCGCCCGCCTCTCACTATTCAAAAAGAGCAAATTGACGAGTGTATGCATATCCTGAAAAAAAGCTTAGAATCCGTTCTACAGTAAGATTTCAGATACCTAATTTTGTCATTGAGAAGCAGCGAAATCCCGAACCTTTCTATCTTATGGACACCTCTTTAAAAAAAACATGTGACTACGTTTTTTACAATAGAATTGAGATTCTTCGACCCTGACACAAAAAAACCGACTGAGCCTAAATGACAGAAATCATTTGAGTAAGAAGCGAGGCAGGCGAATTATGTAAGCACTTTTGTATCAAAATGAGGAAGGACCTCCTTTTTCTATACCAAATTTATGTCCAGACGAAAGGAGGTTTGGGGATGGCAATTTCCAAACATTGAGAGTTCCTGAGAATGCTTCACTTTATTAACAATGATTTTCCACAATCTCACTACTCCCCCCACATTCTACTTGTTTAAGAAAAAATAAAGTTGTTACTTTTGCTTGTAAATAACATGTCACAAACAAGTAACGATCTATGGCTTTTATAGAACTGAATAATAATTTACCCGGAATCGTTGGCCTTATGAATTACCGGCCTGATACTGCTAAACCTCTTAACGAATTGGCTGAAAAACTTTTACGGGGCCCCTCCACTCTAACTTCTGCGGAGCGAGAGATGATTGCATCGTATGTATCCTATCAAAACGAATGTCATTTTTGCCACTCCTCCCACGGGGCTGCTGCCGCACATCACCTGGATGGGAACCTCGATCTTCTGGATGATATCAAAAAGAATTTTCAGCAAACGGAAATCTCCCCAAAACTTCGAAAGCTTCTTACACATCGCTAAAAAGGTTCAAATTCTCGGAAATAAAGTAACAGATGAGGATATTAAAGCAGCTAAAGAGGAAGGGGCTACAGACCGAGAAATCCATGATACTGTATTGATTACCGCCGCTTTTTGCATGTACAATCGCTATGTAGATGGCCTTGGAACCTGGGCTCCCGAAGAAAAAGAGGCGTATAATGAAACTGGAAAAATGTTGGCAAACGAAGGTTACATAGATTCCATCTAAATTTATTCTTACATAAGCAGACCCTTGTATCTTTAAATTCTTGTTGCTACTATCTTTTTAAGTACTTGGTTTACTCGGAATAATAAACAATTGGGGGAAAGAGACTTATGAAGATTCTAAAATGGATTGGGATTGTATTAGGAGCAATTGCTGCACTGTTGCTCATTTTTATTGCCGTTACATACTTTATTACAGAACGGCATTTCAATGAAACCTACCAGATAGAAGCTGAAACTGTTGAAGTATCAGCAGACTCTTCGGTTATTACTCATGGCGAACATGTGGCTACCATACGTGGTTGCATTGAGTGCCACGGAGAAGGTTTGGGCGGACAGGTTTTTATTGACGATCCGGCTATCGGATTGTTAATTGCAACAAATCTTACAACCGGCGAGGGTGGTATCGGAAGTGAATATACGAATGAAGATATGGTCCGGGCGATTCGGCACGGAGTTAACAAAGACGGAACACCGGCTATCTTCATGCCGTCTCATGAGTACAATCCGATTGACCGGCGTGATCTTTCAGCTTTGATATCATACATCAGAAGTGTTGAACCTGTTGATAATGTACAACCTGCAACAGAAGTAGGTATGGCAGCACGTTTTCTCTATATGTATGGCGGCATGCACCTTGTACCTGCAAAAATGATCGATCACAGCAAACCGATACCCGAACCTGAGGACAACCGCACACCTCTTGAAATGGGTGAATACCTGGCCGTTACCTGTACAGGATGCCACGGAGAGGGATTTGCAGGAGGCGCCATTCCGGGAGTTCCGCCAGACTGGCCTGAAGCTCCGAATATTACACCGGCCGGAAATCTTGGAAACTGGACATTCAATGATTTTAAAACAACCATGGAGAGCGGGGTAACACCTGAAGGCCTGGAGCTAACTCAGCCATACATGCCCTGGCAAATGCTGGGTGCAATGACGGAAGAGGAACTGGAAGGCCTCTACACTTACCTGCGATCTCTCCCCGAAAAAGAAACAGGTACAAGATAATTTTTCTTCATTTTGTGAGACTTCCGAAGTCTTTCAGAACAAGATGAATACTTCCATTATTATAATAAGGAGTTAACTTTAGCAACGGTTCGGGAGACTTCGGAAGTCTATCACTCCAATATTGACAAGACTCTACGTTGTCAAAACCAAATCAAACCAAATTTGTTTGAATTAGTTCACGAAAAAAATCTTATTAAGAATAGATTACAAAGAGTACGCATGTGTGATTCAATTTAATTTTCTATTGAATCGGGTTCTCTTTTCGCCCATGAATTTAACGGAAAGTTCCTATGAGATGGGCTACTTCGACCAAAGCCACATGATTCGTGACTTCAAGAAAATAACCGGCACAACACCCACTGACTTTATCGAGAAAAAGTTTACTATGCCCAAATTAGCTGCGTTGGCCATCACCAATAAAAGAGCTCATCTGTAAATTAGATCTACCCTTTCATCGCTTCGGGAATAGCTCCTTCATATTTAGTGCTCATCGCCGAGATCTCAACGGAAAGAATATCATTGATTTTCAGCTCAGATCCGCCAACTGTACCGATTTTAAAAGCCGGAATACTGGCTTCTTCAAAATGAGCTAATACCTTCTCAACATTTTCAGGATCACAAGAGATCACAACTCCCGACTGGGCTTCACTAAACAGTATTTCATGTTTAGAACCTGAAAAAGATTCAATAGAAACCTCAGCTCCTTTATCTCCAAAAATGGACATCTCAGCCAGTGTAATTGCCAAACCACCATCGGAAATATCATGAACCGCTGACAGTTTACCGGACTTGATAGCCTCTAAAAGTGTTTCCTGGAGAGTTGCTTCAAAATCCAGGTCAATATCGGGGGCATCACCGGTGGCGAGATGATGGATCGTATTCAGGTATTCACTCCCTCCAAGCCCTTTCCGTTCTGACCCGATATAGAGAATAGCGTCGCCGTCGTTTTTAAAACCGGGCGTCATCCTGTGTTTCTCCACATCCTCAACAATTCCCAGCATTCCAATTACAGGAGTCGGGAAAATAGCACCTTTGGGATTTTCATTATATAAACTCACATTTCCACCTGTTACCGGTGTATTTAACCGTCGGCATGCATCCCCCATTCCACCCAGTGCCTCTTTGAATGTCCAGTACACTTCGGGTTTGTAGGGATTGCCAAAATTGAGACAGTTTGTAATTGCTACCGGTTTTGCCCCACTGCAAACCACATTACGGGCTGACTCGGCAACCGCAATTTTTCCGCCTTTTCGGGGATTGAGATAAACATAGCGGCCGTTGCAATCTGTCTTCACGGCCAGCCCTTTTTTGGAGCCCTTGAGTCTTATCAACCCAGAATCTGAGGCACCGGGAGCATTGACCGTATTGGTCCGAACCGTTGTATCGTACTGCTCATGAACCCATCGTTTAGAAGCAATATTGGGAGCATTCAACAGATCTAACAAAATTGATTTATAATCTTCTGAATGCTGGAGAGTATCGATATCAAAATTTTGAACCTTATCGAGATAATCAGGCTTTTTAGTCTCCCGTACATACTGAGGAGCACCACCGCCGAGTACCAGGGAATCGGCTGGCATATCTGCTTTAATCTCGCCGTCTTTCCAATAGGTTACGCGGTCGCCTTCAACAACTTCTCCGCAAACCACGGCATTCAGATCCCACTTCTCATAAACATCAATAATTTCTTGTTCCCGGCCCTTTTCAGCTACAATCAACATTCGTTCCTGGCTTTCGCTTAGCAGAATTTCGTAAGAGGTCATGCCATCTTCGCGCATAGGAATTTTGTCGAGATCCATTTTCATTCCCTCTCCGCCTTTGGCTGTCATTTCTGAGGAGGAGCAGGCAATTCCGGCAGCTCCCATATCCTGCATTCCCACAATCGCACCCGTTTTCAGGGCTTCGAGACTTGCTTCGAGCAATAATTTCTCTGTGAAAGGATCGCCCACCTGAACACTTGGCCGTTTAGCTTCACTCTCTTCACTGATATCCTCCGAAGCAAATGTTGCTCCGTGAATTCCATCCCGGCCTGTACTGGAGCCTACAATCAATACTGGATTTCCAATTCCTTTTGATATGGCCGAGGCTGTTTCACCCACTTTCACAATTCCAACACTCATGGCATTTACAAGCGGATTCCCTTCATAGGCTTCATCGAAATAAATTTCGCCGGCAACCATCGGGATTCCAAATGAGTTTCCATAATCAGAAATTCCGCGAACCACTCCATCCAGCAGATACCGAACTCGCGGGTTCTCCATATCTCCAAACCGCAGCGAGTTGAGTGATGCCACGGGACGTGCACCCATTGTAAAAATATCCCTGTGGATTCCGCCTACTCCTGTTGCAGCGCCCTCATACGGTTCAATGGCAGATGGGTGATTATGGCTTTCAATCTTGAACGCACAAGCCAGCCCATCGCCAATGTCTACCAACCCGGCATTCTCTTCGCCTGCCCCCACCAAAAGCTGGTCGCCCTCATTTGGAAGTTTTTTGATCTCAAGAATGGAGTTTTTGTAGGAGCAGTGCTCGCTCCACATTACGGAATACACTCCCAATTCAGTAAAGTTGGGAGTACGGCCGAGAAAATCTTTGATCATCTCGAACTCATCTTCTGTAAGTCCGTGATCTATGGCTAATTCAAGGTTAACTTCAGGTTCCTGAACAGTTGTGTTCGACATTCTTATAGGAGTGATTGATTCGTATTGATTTGTAGAAGCTAAAAGGTACGATTATTTGAGAAAAGCCTCTAACCGGATACACTCTATTTTAAAATCTTCTGAGGTGGATTTTTTATCCAGTTTAGACTCCATCTAAAATTTAACTTCATATTGATTGTAATTTAAAATCAGCTTAAAATCTAACCTCGATATTAGAATATAGATATGTAAATTCGATTTACTTTATGAGACTCATTTCTCAGGGTGCTCAATATGCCATTTCAGCCATTATTGCGATCTCAAAACATACTGAAGAGGGTGCTGTTTCTGCCTCGTATCTATCCAAATCACTTGATTGCCCCACGGCTTATCTCTCTCAGATTTTAGCCAAATTGAAAGAACCTGGTATTTTAAATTCCAGAAGAGGAATTAATGGAGGTGTCTATTTGGCAAAACCGATTGAAGAGATCAGTATGTTGGATGTTATCGCCGCAATTGACGGCACCGAGTTTTTTGACAGGTGCTTTATGGGAATAGATGGATGCGGAAAAATTGAGCCCTGTCCTTTTCATGAATTCTGGTCTGAAGAACGAAAGAAAATTGAGCAATGGCTACAGGATACAACCTTCAAAGAAATTGACGGCAAAATGACTCAAGTTTGGTTCGATCTTCGTTTGCAATTTTCAAATGGAGTTCCGTCTTTAAACTGATGAAAGAAGCGAAATCGACCTTATCGAGAGATCTTTGCTTTCACTGCGGAGAATTATGCAAAGAGCCTTCTATACAGTTAGAGGACAAGTATTTCTGCTGTACCGGATGCAAGACAGCTTACCAGATATTGGACAAAAGTGGACTTTGCAGTTATTACGACCTGGAATCTCATCCCGGAGTTAATTTAAAATCTTCAAAAGAACGGGCCCGGTTTGATTACCTCGAAGATCAGGAAGTGATAGAACGCATATCCGATTTTCAAAACAAGACACAGCTATCCGTTACACTCTACATTCCAAATATTCACTGTACCTCTTGTGTATGGCTGCTTGAAAATTTACAAAAACTGGATGAGGGTGTCCTTCAAACAACGGTAAACTTTATGAGAAGAGAACTTTCACTTCTCATTGATACGGAAGATACATCTCTCAGAAATGTTGTTGAGCAACTCACTACCATTGGCTATGAGCCTGAAATTCGGCTCGACAAACTGGATGCAAAAACATCCAAATCTCATCAAAACCGATCGTTATGGTTAAAGCTGGGGGTTGCCGGTTTTGCTTTTGGCAATATCATGTTGTTCAGCTTTCCTGATTATTTGGATCTTTCCGGCAGTGGAGTGGGAAATAATTTTCAGATTTTCTTCGGCGCACTCAATATCATCCTGGCCCTGCCGGTTTTGTTGTACAGCAGTATTGATTATCTGAAGTCAGCATTTGCGGCATTGAGTCAGCGCGGAGTCAATCTCGATGTGCCTATTTCGATTGGTATTGTGGCTCTGTTCAGCAGAAGTGTATATGAGATTGTGACCGGCATTGGAACAGGATATATGGACTCTTTTACCGGGCTGATATTCTTTCTGCTGATTGGAAAACTCATTCAAAAGAAAACATTCAATCGCCTCTCATTCGATCGTGATTATAGATCGTATCTGCCGATTGCAGTTAACTCAATTGATTCATTCGGAACCGAAAAATCTGTCTCCCTGGATAAATTAAAA
Protein-coding regions in this window:
- a CDS encoding GIY-YIG nuclease family protein — protein: MTDYTVYTLYSPDYDKIYIGRSGNFDQRLISHNEKGKKGWTVKYRPWKVVFTENYETKKEAIKREKQLKSSRGRAYVWEKVKEKFKR
- a CDS encoding sugar phosphate isomerase/epimerase family protein; translation: MTKHNRRSFLKKSLLALPAVGLIPGVSKSKSNQTASRVRRNPIGVSTYSFWRFDGPKEETPIEYCIDQAAAMGFDGIELLLIQMESEENSYLQKLKQQAFHAGLDLMGFSTHQGFVYPDKEKRQEEVEKTIHQIELAYKLGIPTMRLNTGRWGTIDSFDELMANKGIEPVLEGYTEDEGFEWVIDAIEQCIPTAEKCGVTLGLENHWGLGRTAEGVLRIINAIDSPWLRATTDTGNFLERSHEQLEMMAPETVLIQAKTYYGGGTWYTLDIDYDRVADIFHEAGYEGYVSIEFEGKEDPMTAISKSLERIREAFTWEA
- the rocD gene encoding ornithine--oxo-acid transaminase, which codes for MISSKEAITLEENYGAHNYHPLPVVLAKGRGVYVWDPEGNQYFDFLSAYSAVNQGHCHPRIIAALKDQADTLTLTSRAFYNNRLGEFEKYTTDMFGFDKILPMNTGAEAVETAIKICRKWGYEVKGIAPNSAKIVVCSNNFHGRTTTIISFSNNPDANTNFGPYSPGFPKVEYNNLEQLESALQDESVAGFLVEPIQGEAGVMVPDDDYIKKAKSLCEANNVLFIADEIQTGIARTGSLLAVCGNCTCKGHCERQPSTYIKPDILILGKALSGGVYPVSAVLADKEIMDVIKPGQHGSTFGGNPLAARVAVEALKVVEDEDLMTNAYKLGNFFRDQMNELKEECDLIKEVRGKGLLNAIEINDSPDSSTAWDICVQLKENGLLAKPTHGNIIRFAPPLVITREQLQECVDIIKKTILEFAGQKQA
- the lat gene encoding L-lysine 6-transaminase, translated to MEHQIDPKNVRSVLQEHILADGFDMVLDLHKSKGAYLHDSVTGTEYLDFFTFFASNPLGMNHDRLAGDPDFVRKLGQVAVNKPSNSDIYTEEMANFVDTFSRIGIPDTMPYAFFVSGGALAVENALKVAFDWKVQKNFKKGYTKEKGHKVLHLEKAFHGRSGYTMSLTNTNPDKVKYFPKFNWPRIPSPSLEYPLNETRQAIVQEKEEIALSKARRYFETDPDEIACIILEPIQGEGGDNHFRKEFHQGLRDLADEFEALLIYDEVQTGVGLTGKFWAHEYYVQPDILAFGKKAQVCGILATNRVDDIDTNVFHVSSRINSTWGGNLVDMVRFERILKVIEEDNLVENALTTGNYLHQQLNDLAKEYEVLNNPRGKGLFCAIDLPDTEARDSLKKECLNNHLMILGCGTKTIRFRPPLTIQKEQIDECMHILKKSLESVLQ
- a CDS encoding cytochrome c, which translates into the protein MKILKWIGIVLGAIAALLLIFIAVTYFITERHFNETYQIEAETVEVSADSSVITHGEHVATIRGCIECHGEGLGGQVFIDDPAIGLLIATNLTTGEGGIGSEYTNEDMVRAIRHGVNKDGTPAIFMPSHEYNPIDRRDLSALISYIRSVEPVDNVQPATEVGMAARFLYMYGGMHLVPAKMIDHSKPIPEPEDNRTPLEMGEYLAVTCTGCHGEGFAGGAIPGVPPDWPEAPNITPAGNLGNWTFNDFKTTMESGVTPEGLELTQPYMPWQMLGAMTEEELEGLYTYLRSLPEKETGTR
- a CDS encoding AraC family transcriptional regulator, giving the protein MIQFNFLLNRVLFSPMNLTESSYEMGYFDQSHMIRDFKKITGTTPTDFIEKKFTMPKLAALAITNKRAHL
- the purL gene encoding phosphoribosylformylglycinamidine synthase subunit PurL, which produces MSNTTVQEPEVNLELAIDHGLTEDEFEMIKDFLGRTPNFTELGVYSVMWSEHCSYKNSILEIKKLPNEGDQLLVGAGEENAGLVDIGDGLACAFKIESHNHPSAIEPYEGAATGVGGIHRDIFTMGARPVASLNSLRFGDMENPRVRYLLDGVVRGISDYGNSFGIPMVAGEIYFDEAYEGNPLVNAMSVGIVKVGETASAISKGIGNPVLIVGSSTGRDGIHGATFASEDISEESEAKRPSVQVGDPFTEKLLLEASLEALKTGAIVGMQDMGAAGIACSSSEMTAKGGEGMKMDLDKIPMREDGMTSYEILLSESQERMLIVAEKGREQEIIDVYEKWDLNAVVCGEVVEGDRVTYWKDGEIKADMPADSLVLGGGAPQYVRETKKPDYLDKVQNFDIDTLQHSEDYKSILLDLLNAPNIASKRWVHEQYDTTVRTNTVNAPGASDSGLIRLKGSKKGLAVKTDCNGRYVYLNPRKGGKIAVAESARNVVCSGAKPVAITNCLNFGNPYKPEVYWTFKEALGGMGDACRRLNTPVTGGNVSLYNENPKGAIFPTPVIGMLGIVEDVEKHRMTPGFKNDGDAILYIGSERKGLGGSEYLNTIHHLATGDAPDIDLDFEATLQETLLEAIKSGKLSAVHDISDGGLAITLAEMSIFGDKGAEVSIESFSGSKHEILFSEAQSGVVISCDPENVEKVLAHFEEASIPAFKIGTVGGSELKINDILSVEISAMSTKYEGAIPEAMKG
- a CDS encoding Rrf2 family transcriptional regulator — encoded protein: MRLISQGAQYAISAIIAISKHTEEGAVSASYLSKSLDCPTAYLSQILAKLKEPGILNSRRGINGGVYLAKPIEEISMLDVIAAIDGTEFFDRCFMGIDGCGKIEPCPFHEFWSEERKKIEQWLQDTTFKEIDGKMTQVWFDLRLQFSNGVPSLN